One region of Danio rerio strain Tuebingen ecotype United States chromosome 5, GRCz12tu, whole genome shotgun sequence genomic DNA includes:
- the LOC141385712 gene encoding uncharacterized protein, producing the protein MSPQLTDQMKLDIIELDLNIALTAVVIIVSVTAILVLGTLIWFDAKMIFSFFSDFQTVIKMDQRLLLRVIIAEDDISKLTLIKRPQSIEEFKVQLVDKLSLQYDFKLQYEDQDSNNALCNLTEITDLPERATVKIIPLDQYAPRFIELFKTKKGTVDQKLRELMQHMSWMTPNVTVLRCVVLKGIPILLGDDSSEFYKTCSDTERDEALECITVGVLTVVSEDSPHEGQSSVDLQPISTAIILEGGIVMDHIKNLPQAVCPLFGLTYALHLDYPKCMANTLNFIQTVMLGLVKKNLPPKLLTLKNSLLG; encoded by the exons ATGTCACCGCAACTGACCGACCAGATGAAGCTGGATATCATTGAGCTGGACCTAAACATCGCTTTAACGGCAGTTGTGATTATCGTCAGCGTAACAGCGATTCTTGTGCTTGGCACACTCATTTG gttTGATGCCAAAAtgatcttttctttcttttcagattttcaaacagtTATCAAAATGGACCAGAGGTTGTTACTGAGAGTCATCATCGCTGAAGATGATATAAGTAAGTTGACTTTAATTAAGAGACCACAGTCCATTGAAGAATTCAAAGTGCAACTGGTGGATAAACTGTCACTGCAGTATGACTTTAAACTGCAGTATGAAGATCAAGACTCCAATAATGCCCTCTGCAATTTGACTGAAATAACTGATTTACCTGAAAGAGCTACAGTCAAAATCATCCCTCTT GACCAGTATGCCCCACGTTTCATTGaacttttcaaaacaaaaaagggAACTGTTGACCAGAAACTCAGGGAGCTGATGCAGCACATGAGCTGGATG ACACCAAACGTCACAGTACTTCGCTGTGTTGTCCTCAAAGGCATTCCCATTTTACTCGGTGATGACTCCAGTGAATTCTACAAGACTTGCTCT GATACAGAGAGAGACGAGGCCCTAGAATGCATCACTGTTGGTGTGCTGACAGTTGTCAGTGAAGATAGTCCTCACGAGGGTCAAAGCTCAGTGGACCTCCAGCCCATCTCCACTGCCATCATTCTGGAGGGAGGCATTGTCATGGATCATATTAAAAACTTGCCTCAGGCAGTTTGTCCTTTGTTTGGTCTTACATATGCATTGCATTTGGATTACCCAAAATGCATGGCAAATACACTCAACTTCATTCAGACTGTGATGCTTGGACTGGTAAAGAAAAACCTCCCACCAAAACTGTTAACTCTGAAGAACAGTCTTCTGGGTTAG
- the timm22 gene encoding mitochondrial import inner membrane translocase subunit Tim22 has protein sequence MAAPAKSTDASLSVTAGHSANVSSAENVSLQYSLILDHLIGDKRQIKDLNPTVMGALPSPQKTDEQKMIERGMESCAFKSLIACVGGFVLGGAFGVFTAGIDANVGLDPKDPLRTPTAREVLKDMGQRGMSYAKNFAIVGAMFSCTECLIESHRGKSDWKNAVYSGCITGGAIGFRAGLKAGVLGCGGFAAFSAAIEYYLR, from the exons ATGGCTGCGCCCGCAAAGAGCACGGATGCTTCACTTTCAGTCACTGCAGGTCATTCGGCAAACGTTTCATCCGCGGAAAATGTGTCTCTGCAATACAGTCTTATTTTGGACCATCTTATCGGCGACAAAAGACAGATTAAAGACTTAAATCCGACTGTCATGGGGGCTTTACCGAGTCCCCAGAAAACAGATGAGCAGAAGATGATCGAGCGGGGAATGGAGAGCTGCGCCTTTAAATCCCTCATAGCGTGTGTCGGAG GGTTTGTTCTGGGAGGTGCTTTTGGAGTCTTCACAGCCGGCATTGATGCAAATGTTGGGCTTGATCCCAAAGACCCCTTAAGGACCCCCACAGCAAGAGAGGTGCTGAAAGACATGGGTCAGAGGGGAATGTCGTATGCCAAAAACTTTGCGATTGTGGGTGCAATGTTTTCATGCACAGAGTGTCTCATAGAATCA CATCGTGGGAAGTCTGACTGGAAGAATGCAGTATACAGTGGCTGTATTACAGGAGGTGCCATCGGATTCAGAG CCGGCCTTAAAGCTGGAGTTCTGGGCTGTGGAGGCTTTGCTGCCTTCTCTGCTGCCATTGAATATTACCTCCGATGA